From the Calonectris borealis chromosome 15, bCalBor7.hap1.2, whole genome shotgun sequence genome, the window GCTGGAGAGATCTCCCATCTCAGCCCTGCTTCATCTTCCTCTGCCCCAATACACTGATAATTTGCTCCTTTTCCAGGGCAGCACTTAAACAGCCAGAAACTCTTCTGTCTAGCCAATGTTTGAGCAAAGGAGGGGCTTTCCATGGCATTGTAGGGGTGAGATTCTTGGCTGCAGCAACTCATCCCCCCCCCCTAACCAGGGGAGCCTGGGGACCCGGGGAgcacgcggggctggggctgccggatGCTGCTCGCAGAGGGCTGGAGATGACAGGGACTGTGGCAGCGAGGGGATTTCTGCCTGTGCAAAGGCAGGAAAGCAGAGGCGGTGTGTGGCAGACCCACCTGGGGCAGCTTCAGCTTGTTTTGAAGTTTGCTCTGATGTCTTTTTCAGTGTTATCGCGATTTCTCCCCAGAAACGACAGCGACTGGAGAAGTCTCAAGGGTTTTGCCTGGAAAAGCGAGCCTAGGAAGGTTTATCTCATGCTCAACTGAATTACCGTAAATGGGATAACAGCTGGCTGAATGTCGAGTTAATTTGTACCGATGGTCATTTAAAGTGTTTGCCAAAGCTTATGGATAAGAGGAGTATTTATGCAAGCTGTTAAAGTGTCTCGGCTCTCTCTCCAGTTCCAGCTGGTAAGAGCTGGGCAAGATGGGGTGGGTACAAGGCAGTGTTGATGCCAGTGCATGGGATTTCCATCTGAGACCTGGCCCTGCATGGTCTGCGTGCAGGGTGGTCCCGTGAGCGCAGTGGggtcagtaattttttttgtttctttttttttttcagaaactcagtctggaaaaaaaaaaggagagaagatttTGCTGGAAAATTTTTGGGCCATGAGCTGGCCCACGGTGATGCCCAGCAAgtcccagcagagctggtggcacTGGCGGTGGAGAGAGGGTGGTCTGTAACTGCACCCTTCAGCCCTGCGCATCATTTTTGCCAtctctttgcttttgtaaatgaGACTTAACAAAGTCCTTAACGTTGTCACCCATCTGTGCTGGCTGCTCTTCTTCAATGCAAATCGAAGATGTTTAGCCAGACCTGCTGAGACCTCATGACTCGGGCTTTGCATGGGTGAGAGAGCTCAGAAAACTGAACTGCAGCAGATCTTGCATGTGTTGGAGCCCAAAAAAAGGTTGCAGACTTCTTTGGTGGGGATCTAGGTCACACACGCTTCTGCCTTGAGGTAAAGCAGCAATTTCAAGTAATTTCTCCCCCCGCCTGTGTCTTTCCAAGCAAAAAGATGTGGGTTAACCTGTCCTTACAGtcctttattctctttttttccctgtggcaaaatggagaggggaaggatgggaGTGGGGGAGTGAAACCTTCACCCACGCTggttgtgagaagcagaaaagcacGTGGTGATGAGGGCTTGAGGTGaggggctgtgctcccctcctGGCCCCAAACATGATGCTCTGGCCATGCCTGTCCCCACCCCCGTCCCCCGGCTGCTTCAGGGCCTCAAAGTGAAAACAAATCCCCGGGGATAACTTTCTGCCCCGCTCCCGGGCGGGAGGAACAGGGCTATTTATTCTTCACCCTTAAGCCTCCGCAGCGGATCAGCGATGCAGTTGtcgctgccggcgcggggtgggcagcagcatCCGTCATGGCCCTGCCCGctcctgcgccctgcctgcacggTCCCGGCCGGCCTTGCTGCTAAATAAGGATGAAAGGCTAAAAATAGAGCTGAGGCAGGGGTTTGGACAACCCTTCCCAGGGCCCGGAGCAATACAGAGAGGCTGGCCAGTGTCAGTGTGTGAGGGAGAgtggagctgcctgcagggaagGGTTCCATGCGTGGGTCCTAACTGTGCTGCGGCCGGGGGGAAGGTCTGAGACCTGCCACACTCATGTCCTGTGTGCTTAGTTGGCTCAGCCCCTTCCAGCTTTCCACAGGGAAAAAACATCTGTTCACCAAAATACATGGGAAAACCCACACTCCTGTGCCATCCGTGATGGTGGGGTACCGTGGGGCCATTCCAGTGCGACAGGGGGGCCCGGGGCAGCTCTGGCTGGAAAATGGGTGCCTGAAGGGGGAAAGATGGAAAACGGGGGTGTTAAATCTGAAATGGTAGATAGGTGGGTGGTGGGTAGTGGGGTGCTGTGGCAAACAGCCCAGTTGGGGACTGCCCGATACCcgggtgcccccacccccccgcagcaCACACGGCATCGGGTTCAGGGTCTCAAATTATCTCCGCTCTCCAGCTGCCGCCTGCCCTGTGCCGagcgcgggggggggcgcgggggtctCGGGTGCCTGCCCGAGGTGGGTACCGACCCTTTGCCTGCCCGCAGGACGCCTCGACCAGCCTGAGCGGGTTGCGAGAAGAGACCCctgggtggcggggggggagagcgGTAGGAGAATGGTCTGGTCTCACCCACCGAATTTGGGTGGCGCGGGTGCCCTGACGTGGTGGGTGCACCTCAGCATCCCGCTCCgttgcccccccctccccgtgccggcAGAGGGCAggccctgggtgcctgggaaaGCGCAGCTTCCCGTCCCAGCATCCCTGGGACTCCAGTCCTGCGCTTGACAACAAaaacagggaggggaaggaaaaaaaaaaaaaaaaaaaaagagaagggaaaatctGCGCGTACgcacggggagggaggggaatcgGGAGGGGGGCCGGGCGCGGAGCTAGCAGGGTGCAGTCCCACCCCACGGAGCGTCCTAGTCTCGCCGCTGCCAGCCCCGTCCCGGCGCCGCGCTGCGGGAAGCCCCGCTCGGGAAGCCAGCGGCTGCCTCGCTGCCTCGCctcttgcttttctctccctgGCACGTTTCGCCGGCCGCCCCATTTCTGCACAGATCCTGCCGGAGGGAtgctgggagcggggctggcccTGGCGCTCTGCGCCCTGCAGCTCTGTCCGGCCGCGCTCGGCGGGTCGCACCCGCAGCTGGTGGTGGAGCGGAGCGGGACCCGGAGGCTGGGCAAGGTGAGAGACTCCAAACCCTTCACCCCGTTCCTCTTTGGGCAGGGAAAGGGTCGAGGGGGCTGCCTGGAAGGCCTGGGGGCTCGGCCGAGGGAGCAGCCCGAGCGGTGCAGGGGATAGGAAAGCTTTCGCTTTTCGCTTGCTGGGTTTCGCAAGAGATCGAAAGCATTTTCTGTCCCAGAAGGACGAGTGCAAGGTCTGATTCTGGATGCGTGTCTGTGCTGCGCTGGGGGGGGGAGTGGGATCCCATAGACCTGACCGCCTTGGGGGAGCACGGCTGCAGGTTCGGGTTCAGCCTCCGAGCAGGAGGGGATTTCAGTTTTGACAAACCGTTCTGGACCGAAAAGCCCAGCGGCCTCTCCTCCTTCGGCTGAGCTttccctgcagcctcccagcacCTCGGCTTTCATTCCTCCCGTTCGCTGGCATTTTCCAGCTCACCAGCTCAGGCTGCTGCCTACTCGTTCCCACGCAGCGCTGGGCCGAGCTCATCAACACGCACTGATTAAGATACAGCTGATTAAGATGTGTGACTCTCACGCGGTGTGGAGGGGaatatctctattttttttccaggaaagctgATGTTGCCCCAGGGAAGGGGGAACCGGTTAGgaaggttggagggggctctgcaGGGCAGCAGAGGGTCTGCGGCACAGCAATACGCAGCCACACACTGGTGTTCAGCTCCCATGGAGCCTCTTTGCCTGCGGACCCACAGGCGAGGGGCTCCCAGCTCTTGCTAAACGTTGGGACGCAGCCTGCCCCTTGCCCTGTCTTGCCCTGAGCCCCGCGTCATGCCCTGTGCCCCGGGCTGCTCACCTGcgtgggcagcgctgcccgctggGACTCCTGGCTGGCACCAGGTAATACAGCCTCCACCGGTTCTGGGGCTGctgagcaggcagggagagccctGCGCCTGTGGCACGGGGACACAGGCTGCCCCGGCCCAACCTGCTCGGGGTGCACAGCCCAGGCGTCCTCCTGCCTCCGTGCCAGGAAAAGACCTGCAATTAGGCTGGAGCCTGCTTGGGGAGGGAGCTGGGTTTGGGCTCTTGCCACCAGCTTGCGGCAGGTTCAGGGGCGGCTGTTGCAGCCGAGTGCCGCCATCCCCCTGCCTTTGAACTTGGGTTGTGGAAGCAAAGGGCTCTGGTGCTGTTGCCAGTCTGTGGCTCTGCCAGCAGTGGCCGGGGAGACTGGTGGGACTTGGAGGAAACAGGGGAGATCTACCAGCATGGCTCCCAGCCCAGCTAGGATACATGAGCTATGTCCACCCATCCGGGTGACATCCTCTGCGTGTGGATTTTCATTATCCCATGGGACAATGCTGCTTCCCTGGCTCATTTGGGCTGAACCGCCTCAGGATCAGGCCCCTGGGGTGTATCAGGCAGGGGGATGAGCCCAGCTTATCTGCCTCCCAAGCATAAGCGGAGATGGAAGTGTTAAGCCATGTTTAAAATGCAACATGCGAGCGCGattcctgctcctgcatgggaCCAGGTGGCCGGAGCCGGCGGATGAGGGCACACAACAGCCGGGCTGGTCCTGGCCAAGcctggccccacagcccccccagggcaCAGCATCCCCTTGGCCAGCACAGCcactgctgccctgccctggtcCCCACTTGCTCTCTTGCCTTCGCTCTCACACACCTTGCTCAGTGCTCTTGGTGCTGGTGTGAAGGATGCTTCTGGCCTTGTTCACATGCAAAGTGTTTGGAGGCTGAGCTGAGACAAGTTTGGAAATTGCAACCTGGGTGTGTTGGGTGTAAAGTACATCCAGGGGGGCCAGACAGAGGGTTTCTGCAATGCCCTCGGGCTCGGAGAGCTGGGAGTGCAAGAAATGCAGAGGGAAACATTTATTTGGCATTTGAAGAGAGGCTGAAGGTCATTTTCTGGCTGTGTTTGTGAGCAGATGTTTGGGGGGGATCGGGGGTCCAGCACTGGGGAAACCTTCTGCAAACGCAGGGCAAGGCTCGCCCTGGCTGTAACTCCTCCCGTTCCTCGGTGCTGCAGGTTGGTGGCTTTGCCTGGGAGAACTGCGGTGACAGCACGGACCCCGTGGTGCTGCAGAGCCTCTCCGTGGCGCCTGACCCCATCAGCATCCCGGGGAGCCTGCGTGTCAGCGCGGCCGTCAGCAGTGGCAAGACCATGGCGTCCCCTCTGAAGGTACGTGCCGTAGATGCCTCCATGGGGTGAGGGAGGGCAGAGCTTCCCAAAACCACCGGTAGCTGGGAAATGCCCAGCAGTGGGTACAGGAACAAGCAGCCCTTGGGGGAACGAGGCACGGAGCGGTGCAGGGCTGAGCGCACCGGACTCTGTAAGCCAGAACGGGGCGATGGGCACGGGGAGACCCGCGATGGGAGCAGACAGCCCAGTGGGAAGCTCCCAACCTTGTTCCAGTGGGAGAAACCAGCTGAGATGTGTCATGTCCTGGGAACGTAATGACTCAGGGAGGGAAATGAAACCCCAAGTGCCTTGGGCGTTCCCAGCGGTCGCTGCAGCACTCGTTTTTCAGTGGCCAAATCCAGCTGCTCCCTCCAGGGACATGCCACCGCTGCGGGAGCCCCAAGCTAGCCCGGCTGCCCTGCACCACTTTTTGGAGACTTTTTGGGATGAGACCGAACACGTCTCTCTGCCCAAGGTGCATGGGCTCTCTTGAGCAATGCCACGGTGCCTGTTTGGGGCTGCAGGGAGCGTGCCGGGGGAGCatggaggcagagctgcaggacaGGAGCTGCCGGGCGGTTTTGGGGCAGGGcagtgaggagaggggaaggagcagctgtgtggggtgcTGGGACGTGTTTGCTCAAGGGGTCAATGTTGAGGTTGGAGGAAGAGAAACCCACAGGCAGAGAGGAACTGAAAGCAGGAGGTGAAGGTGAGAGGGCGTGCGGTGGCCCCATGGACACCCCAAAGAATTGCACAAGGAGGAACAGAGGGAGatggctgggggggctggaggagccgtGGGCACCTGTTGCCGGACACCTTCCCTCCAGGCGGTGCTGGTGGTGGAGAAGGCACTGGGAGACCTCTGGATCCAGCTTCCCTGCATTGACCAACTGGGCAGCTGCACCTACAACGACGTCTGCACCATCCTCGACAACCTCATCCCGCCCGGAACAACTTGCCCGGAGCCCCTGCTCACCTACGGCATCCCCTGCCACTGCCCCTTCAAAGCGGTACGCCTGAAACCCTCGGCCAGTGTCATGCCGGCAGTGCCACCGGGTACCACTGTGCCCTtcggtgcagggctgggggggttcAGCTGGCGTCATGCGTCCATGTCCCCTCTCTCCGCAGGGCTCCTACTCCCTGCCAGCCAGCGACTTCATCCTGCCTGATGTTGAGCTGCCTGCCTGGATGACCAACGGCAACTACCGCGTCCGGGCAGCCGTCAGCAGTGGTGGGGAGGAGCTCGGCTGCGTCAAGCTGACCTTCTCCCTGCAGTCCCAGTGAGGAGCGGGGAGGGCctgtccctcctctccccaccaccttggtcccctgtcccatcccatccagTTGCACCCCTTCCCGCCCCAACCTGTCCCTGCGAGCTGCATCCCTCCCGCTGCCAGGAGGAGGCAGCCCTCGTACCCCGGTTCAGTGCCCCCCTCCCCTGCTAAACGCAGAAAGGCCCCTCCAGCTGTCCcgctgtccccaaccccatcacCAGGATGTCCCCTGCCCCGGACAGGGTGGCCATGGAGCTAACCCCAGCCTTTCAGTGCAACCTGGGGTAGTTATTTTTTTAcctagtttctcttttttttttcttaatcccaTCCAGGGAATTTTAGACAAAAACATTCCAgggaaaagcagtatttcttgGAGCAGTCCATGGGGCGAGGGAGCGTTTGGGAGTGCTGGGGCAGGCTGAAGGGATGCAGGATTAGCTGCGGAGGGTGTCCCGACTTGCCCCCACCACCTCCAGATGGAGCACagggctgttttgcagaagtgtCCCCAAAGTGGCCGCCGGAGACCTGTCCCACCATGGCAGCTCTGGGTCTGCCTTTGGAACATCCCTGTCCTACGTGTAGGGCCAACTTGGTGACACGAGGCACCAGTGAGGGCACCTCCCTGTGTCCCTGCTGCGACAAACATCACAAGCACAACAGGACTGAAACTGCCCAAATCCCCGACTGACGTTCCCACTCACGAAGGACCAAGTGGCtggtgctgctcccagcagcaggagaggtgGCCGGACACTGGCTGCGCTCGCTCCAGGGGGACACACGGCTGTGATGGGCAGCTGGGGCACAGTCTGGCCGAGGACGAGTCCCACTCATCTCATTTTGCCACTGGGACTGAGCTGAGGCAGGATGCTGCACCGGGACCATCCTTCCCATGCACCGTCAGAGGCACCCCCACCATGTGGAGCGCATCCTGGACATGGGATGGACTGCGGGATGACCGTGAAGACCAGCAGCCTGGATTCTATGTGGAGGCCCTGCAGTCCATCTCCTGGTCATGGCTGGGGGCTGAGGCGTGGGCAGGCAGCatcctccctgcctgctgctccaggcagggcGTATGTCTGACACCACCCGCCTATGCCAGGTCCTCGCAGGGTGCAGGTGACCCACTAGCCCCCTGCATCCCTTGCTTCCTCACCGTCCTTGCCTGCTCATATTATTTAGTCCCTCCGTAGGGCTGGTCTTTCTCCAAGCACTTTATACGCCTTAACTACTGCCCGGCTGCCCCGGCGGGAGGTCCTCTGCCATGCAGACGTGTTCCCACTGCCTTTCTGTGCCCTCAACTCTTGCTGGGTCCGACCCGGGATTGTTTCGCCTAGAGAAGCGCTAACCCTCTCACCCCGCTCCTCGCTGCACGCAGCGCCTGTGCCAGGGTGGCATCCTCCTTTCGGGCAGGTACTGCAGGTTCTTAATAAATCTTTTTACCAGGAAGCGGACCTGGTGCCTCTTGGTGCTGGGGGTGACCTGGGGGTGGCATT encodes:
- the GM2A gene encoding ganglioside GM2 activator; translated protein: MLGAGLALALCALQLCPAALGGSHPQLVVERSGTRRLGKVGGFAWENCGDSTDPVVLQSLSVAPDPISIPGSLRVSAAVSSGKTMASPLKAVLVVEKALGDLWIQLPCIDQLGSCTYNDVCTILDNLIPPGTTCPEPLLTYGIPCHCPFKAGSYSLPASDFILPDVELPAWMTNGNYRVRAAVSSGGEELGCVKLTFSLQSQ